One part of the Terrimicrobium sacchariphilum genome encodes these proteins:
- a CDS encoding BatA domain-containing protein: MPALFLANPLALWALLGLPVVLAIHLLRRRSRQVRVSTLFLLQRVPPSHEGGRRLRWLRQSPALWWQLLAILALTLLWAQPRWLDETSAQTVVTVLDSSASLSAFRDRAADALATQLADRSRDATRTQWIILDSTTRRLASGTDLSTTLDAALRAWTPARHSHDLAESLRLARTLAGPTGPVILLTDHAPATPDLLDPRTTWLAVGEPVPNLGFTGSLATETTWQAYLKNFSPTAQTARWRIDDGPAQEITLQPGQLTTLSGRWPASGRLTLRLDPDRFALDDTLPLIRPEPKLLLTTTPPADAAPALVDQILRLAAPSRPIPGAGADLLLGLYDPANPLQSTTPAILFPPSAKTTPLPPAGDTPTATSATSATSATSATSATSASNTASNTASNTASNATSNATSNATSNATSNATSEPAKPAPRPDTLLIAERTPLMEDLNWQGLVLRPDTALLPAAPGDTPLLWQGDRPLILLRHAATAPQLIFTFDPAASNLARLPAFPLLLHRFIAQVRDRKPVYQTAQLQTSQPLTVAGATPPEHQAPDTPGYYEVTSPDGTPLLDAAVSFTDLRESDFATAATLTQSTPTLTTQRQKNAQGSHLDPLWALLLVGCMVGSWWASNSKSTHKNG; encoded by the coding sequence ATGCCGGCACTCTTTCTGGCCAATCCCCTCGCCCTCTGGGCCCTGCTCGGGCTGCCGGTCGTGCTCGCCATTCACCTCCTGCGCCGCCGGTCGCGGCAGGTGCGCGTCAGCACGCTCTTCCTCCTCCAGCGCGTCCCGCCCTCGCATGAGGGAGGCCGCCGCCTCCGCTGGCTCCGCCAATCCCCCGCCCTCTGGTGGCAGCTCCTCGCCATCCTCGCCCTCACCCTCCTCTGGGCGCAACCCCGCTGGCTCGACGAAACCAGCGCCCAGACCGTCGTCACCGTCCTCGACTCCAGCGCTTCGCTGAGCGCCTTCCGCGACCGCGCCGCCGACGCCCTCGCCACGCAACTCGCCGACCGCTCCCGCGACGCCACCCGCACCCAGTGGATCATTCTCGACTCCACCACCCGCCGCCTCGCCTCCGGCACCGACCTTTCCACCACTCTCGACGCCGCCCTCCGCGCCTGGACCCCCGCCCGCCACAGCCACGACCTCGCGGAATCCCTCCGCCTCGCCCGCACCCTCGCCGGACCCACCGGCCCCGTCATCCTCCTCACCGACCACGCCCCCGCCACCCCCGACCTCCTCGATCCCCGCACCACCTGGCTAGCCGTCGGCGAACCAGTCCCCAATCTCGGCTTCACCGGCTCCCTCGCCACCGAGACCACCTGGCAGGCGTATCTCAAAAACTTCAGCCCCACCGCGCAAACCGCCCGCTGGCGCATCGACGACGGCCCCGCGCAAGAGATCACCCTCCAGCCCGGCCAGCTCACCACGCTCAGCGGACGCTGGCCCGCCTCCGGCCGCCTCACCCTCCGGCTCGACCCCGACCGCTTCGCCCTCGACGACACCCTCCCCCTCATCCGCCCCGAGCCGAAGCTCCTCCTCACCACCACCCCCCCCGCCGACGCCGCCCCCGCGCTCGTCGACCAGATCCTCCGCCTCGCCGCCCCCTCGCGCCCCATCCCCGGCGCCGGAGCCGACCTCCTCCTCGGCCTTTACGACCCCGCCAACCCGCTCCAATCCACCACCCCCGCCATCCTCTTCCCCCCATCCGCCAAAACCACCCCCCTTCCCCCTGCCGGGGACACCCCCACCGCGACCTCCGCGACCTCCGCGACCTCCGCGACCTCCGCGACCTCCGCGACCTCCGCGAGCAACACCGCGAGCAACACCGCGAGCAACACCGCGAGCAACGCCACGAGCAACGCCACGAGCAACGCCACGAGCAACGCCACGAGCAACGCCACGAGCGAACCCGCGAAACCCGCGCCGCGCCCCGACACCCTCCTCATCGCCGAACGCACCCCGCTCATGGAGGATCTGAACTGGCAGGGCCTCGTCCTCCGCCCCGATACAGCCCTCCTTCCCGCCGCCCCCGGCGACACGCCGCTCCTCTGGCAGGGCGACCGCCCGCTCATCCTCCTGCGCCACGCCGCCACCGCCCCGCAGCTCATCTTCACCTTCGACCCCGCCGCGTCAAACCTCGCGCGCCTCCCCGCCTTCCCCCTCCTCCTGCACCGCTTCATCGCCCAAGTCCGCGACCGCAAACCCGTCTATCAAACCGCCCAGCTCCAGACCTCCCAACCCCTCACCGTCGCCGGAGCAACCCCGCCCGAACACCAGGCCCCCGACACCCCCGGCTATTACGAAGTCACCAGCCCCGACGGCACCCCGCTCCTCGACGCCGCCGTGAGCTTCACCGACCTCCGCGAATCCGACTTCGCCACCGCCGCCACCCTCACCCAATCCACCCCCACCCTCACCACCCAACGCCAAAAAAACGCCCAAGGCTCCCACCTCGACCCCCTCTGGGCCTTGCTCCTGGTCGGCTGCATGGTGGGGAGCTGGTGGGCATCAAACTCAAAAAGCACACATAAAAATGGCTGA
- a CDS encoding shikimate dehydrogenase family protein produces MKLDQTDGSGLFPLVRILPMVGNPVEENPIDLLFNRFFEQEGAPYRFLKIRVERAEDLGVCVEGARKMGFAGFAITVPYKMAIVPHCDEILESSQGVGAVNFITFEGPERRAVGRNTDGVAICNSIRQQMEIAGRRFLILGAGGAARGIGAEIARQGAASITIVARDVSKGQPVAEALRRFGTAGFAADVLPWNGPLQIPDGTDIVLNATSVGAFPDEGTLDLDWSTLNKAAMAVDVITGPRTTPFLRQAHALGLLTVDGVDMLVDIVHVALAGFGVTVPREAIEAYACELSGPPLRR; encoded by the coding sequence ATGAAACTCGACCAGACGGATGGTAGCGGGCTGTTTCCTCTCGTGCGGATTTTGCCGATGGTGGGCAATCCGGTGGAGGAGAATCCCATCGATTTGCTGTTCAATCGGTTCTTTGAGCAGGAGGGGGCGCCTTATCGGTTTTTGAAGATCCGGGTCGAGCGCGCGGAGGATCTCGGGGTTTGCGTGGAGGGGGCTCGCAAGATGGGGTTTGCCGGATTTGCCATCACGGTGCCTTACAAGATGGCCATCGTCCCGCATTGCGACGAAATCCTCGAGTCGAGCCAGGGCGTGGGGGCGGTGAATTTCATCACTTTCGAAGGGCCGGAGCGCAGGGCGGTCGGCAGGAACACGGACGGTGTCGCGATTTGCAATTCCATCCGGCAGCAGATGGAGATCGCGGGCAGGCGCTTCCTTATTCTCGGGGCGGGCGGAGCGGCGCGCGGCATCGGCGCGGAGATCGCCCGGCAGGGCGCGGCGTCGATCACCATCGTGGCGCGGGATGTGTCCAAAGGCCAGCCGGTGGCGGAGGCGCTACGGCGCTTTGGCACGGCGGGCTTCGCGGCGGACGTCCTGCCCTGGAACGGGCCGCTCCAGATTCCCGACGGCACGGACATCGTGCTGAACGCCACCTCGGTCGGAGCCTTTCCCGACGAGGGGACTCTCGACCTCGACTGGAGCACGCTGAACAAGGCGGCGATGGCCGTCGATGTCATTACCGGGCCGCGCACCACGCCCTTCCTGCGCCAGGCGCATGCCTTGGGCCTGCTCACCGTGGATGGAGTCGACATGCTGGTCGACATCGTGCATGTCGCCCTCGCGGGATTCGGCGTGACCGTCCCGCGCGAAGCCATCGAGGCCTACGCCTGCGAACTGTCGGGGCCGCCGCTGCGGCGGTAG
- a CDS encoding nucleotidyl transferase AbiEii/AbiGii toxin family protein — MKTLDTHPEFSQLVNITAQELGIRTEFVVKDYWVTRILRAIATDDSMRRQVIFKGGTSLSKGWKLIDRFSEDVDLLATGPDFSGPPGGKARERLFKAIRSRVERETPLRLPEMSDIAPGDRNFLYLRGPHKCDIRYPLPGRVISRSSAYTEFVFLEMGFRGGPNPHVAVALNSFVGEYILGLAADQHSALADYAEDFAAFEMELLDPVRTFVEKLLVLHGSLAKGIKGVRTRHFYDLDSLFRKSESVRTSLQSEQFPALVKDALRITREYFDADLDPNLNLAESPVLNLTAEQISELTIQYRGERDYYFGRQPPFGELVETLAEVRALLRDR; from the coding sequence ATGAAAACGCTCGATACGCATCCCGAGTTTAGCCAGCTCGTTAACATCACAGCGCAGGAGTTGGGCATTCGGACCGAGTTTGTGGTCAAAGACTATTGGGTGACGCGGATTCTACGCGCCATCGCCACGGATGATTCTATGCGTCGTCAGGTGATCTTCAAAGGTGGTACCAGCTTGTCCAAAGGGTGGAAGTTGATCGACCGATTTTCCGAGGATGTCGACCTTTTGGCGACTGGACCGGATTTCTCTGGTCCTCCGGGAGGCAAGGCACGCGAGCGGCTCTTCAAGGCGATTCGGAGTCGAGTTGAACGCGAGACTCCTCTTCGACTGCCGGAGATGAGTGATATTGCGCCCGGAGACCGGAATTTCCTTTATCTTAGGGGACCGCATAAATGCGACATTCGTTACCCGCTCCCAGGTCGAGTGATTAGTAGGAGCAGTGCATACACGGAGTTTGTCTTTCTGGAAATGGGTTTCCGAGGCGGGCCGAATCCGCATGTGGCGGTCGCATTGAATTCGTTTGTCGGCGAGTATATCCTCGGCCTCGCGGCGGACCAACACTCAGCGCTGGCAGATTATGCGGAGGATTTTGCCGCCTTCGAGATGGAGTTGCTTGATCCGGTCCGTACCTTTGTCGAGAAGCTGCTGGTTCTCCATGGTTCGCTGGCGAAAGGCATCAAGGGCGTGCGGACGCGACATTTCTACGATCTCGATTCGTTGTTTCGGAAAAGTGAGTCTGTGCGCACATCGCTGCAGAGCGAGCAGTTTCCTGCTCTAGTGAAAGATGCCTTGCGGATCACGAGAGAGTATTTCGATGCCGATCTCGACCCGAACCTGAATCTCGCGGAGAGCCCTGTGCTCAACCTGACAGCGGAGCAAATTAGCGAGTTGACGATCCAGTATCGCGGGGAGCGGGATTACTATTTTGGCCGACAACCGCCATTTGGCGAACTGGTGGAAACGTTGGCGGAGGTCAGGGCATTGCTACGAGATCGCTGA
- a CDS encoding serine hydrolase domain-containing protein, translating to MGASLGVAADFREAMDAGYMPTSAERRAIAGIVEGFMRQYDVKGLSLAIARHGKFVYREGFGLADVFVGKKVTPESLFRIASVSKPLTAVGILTLVDQGRLKLSDRVFGEGGVLGFDYGENYPERVKKITVDDLLTHSAGGWANDRYDPMYRDPTWSAAELITWTLKNQPLDHEPGTTYAYSNFGYCILGRIIEKVTGQPYADWMQQNMLAKCGITDMRIAAGTRSSGAGSEVVYYAKTGDPYAFNISRMDAHGGWIGTPSDLVRFAIRVDGFNTPSLLRPETIRLMTTPGMASPEYARGWMINAEQNWWHNGRLDGTTSILVRTSDNFCWAAFANTSGPDMGHALDQLMWKIKNVVSRWRR from the coding sequence ATGGGTGCGTCATTGGGTGTAGCGGCTGATTTTCGAGAGGCGATGGATGCCGGGTACATGCCGACGTCAGCGGAAAGGAGGGCGATTGCCGGGATCGTTGAGGGCTTCATGAGGCAATACGATGTGAAAGGACTTTCTCTCGCCATCGCGAGGCACGGGAAATTCGTTTACCGGGAGGGCTTTGGGCTGGCTGATGTTTTTGTTGGGAAGAAGGTGACTCCCGAGAGCTTGTTTCGGATCGCGAGCGTGTCAAAGCCGCTCACGGCGGTGGGGATTCTCACATTAGTGGATCAAGGTCGGCTCAAGTTAAGCGACCGCGTCTTTGGGGAGGGGGGTGTTCTCGGGTTTGACTATGGAGAGAACTACCCTGAGAGGGTGAAGAAGATCACGGTCGATGATTTGCTGACCCATAGTGCCGGGGGCTGGGCAAATGACCGCTATGATCCGATGTATCGCGACCCAACCTGGAGCGCTGCGGAGCTGATCACCTGGACCCTGAAAAATCAGCCGCTTGATCACGAACCGGGTACGACCTACGCGTATTCCAACTTTGGATACTGCATTCTAGGCCGGATCATCGAGAAAGTCACCGGACAGCCTTATGCCGACTGGATGCAGCAAAACATGCTGGCGAAATGTGGCATTACCGACATGCGTATCGCTGCAGGTACACGATCCAGCGGTGCAGGGAGCGAGGTCGTTTATTACGCGAAGACTGGCGATCCTTATGCATTCAATATCAGTCGCATGGATGCACATGGCGGCTGGATCGGAACACCAAGCGATCTGGTGCGATTCGCCATCCGTGTGGATGGCTTTAATACGCCGAGCCTGTTGCGACCCGAGACCATCCGGCTGATGACGACTCCCGGCATGGCATCGCCCGAATACGCGAGAGGCTGGATGATCAATGCCGAGCAAAACTGGTGGCACAACGGGCGACTGGATGGAACAACGTCCATCCTCGTGCGAACTTCCGATAATTTCTGCTGGGCCGCATTTGCGAATACCTCCGGCCCTGACATGGGCCACGCGCTCGATCAACTGATGTGGAAGATCAAGAATGTAGTGTCGCGATGGAGGCGGTGA
- a CDS encoding FG-GAP repeat protein, translating into MVRKGLLVVLLCGAGLGLEAEVRAAELTPSSGVPGTLFGTGASMDGGILVFGATGSSLAIGEAYLYRGLDPETGEATEAAKLVASDGAQDDLFSGPGRNSVSGTMALIGALRGTVGSNVNQGAGYIFRNLDTASGTVTETAKLAASDGANNDQFGTSVGLVGNMGLVGASNKRAAYVFRNLDTATGTVTENAKLVASDDAASSQFGGSVAISGSIGVVGAYWASINGNSQQGAAYIYRGLNTVTGTVTENAKLVASDGGAGDRFGGAMSISGNMAVVTAPRTTVGANTRQGAVYLYRDLDTATGTVTQNAKLSSSDGVASGNFGDSVAIDGTVALVGSLSTKIGANSAQGAVYLFRNLDTASGSVTENVKIFASSGTADMNFGSSVAMSGDQFAIGARGVDSKTGAAFTGSVSSMTTMDFGNTQRTIEGISFITQDDWTIGGTTSGNIVALSAGDAAQVVDGRSLYIGKGAGSNTNALALSGSLTAEEVAIGSVAGNVGNALVLNSGSLLTVDTIRLAGGNSIVIEGDYTDLASFLGYLGSAALNVWNGASWQTADNANVSSLLTASLEADYTRITAVPEPGSLALLGLGLAAAAVAWRRQVA; encoded by the coding sequence ATGGTGAGGAAGGGATTGCTGGTGGTGTTGCTTTGCGGTGCGGGCCTGGGGCTGGAGGCGGAAGTGAGGGCGGCGGAACTGACCCCGTCGAGCGGGGTGCCGGGGACGTTATTTGGCACCGGAGCCAGCATGGATGGCGGCATCCTGGTTTTTGGCGCGACGGGATCATCGCTGGCGATCGGCGAGGCGTACTTGTATCGCGGACTCGACCCGGAAACGGGCGAGGCGACGGAGGCGGCAAAGCTGGTGGCCTCGGATGGCGCGCAGGATGATTTGTTCAGCGGCCCGGGGAGGAATAGTGTTTCTGGGACGATGGCCCTGATCGGCGCGCTGCGGGGTACGGTCGGGTCCAATGTGAACCAGGGTGCGGGCTATATCTTCCGGAATCTGGATACGGCAAGCGGGACGGTGACGGAAACGGCGAAGCTGGCCGCATCGGACGGCGCGAATAACGACCAGTTTGGGACTTCCGTCGGACTTGTTGGCAATATGGGACTCGTTGGAGCCTCCAATAAGCGAGCGGCCTATGTTTTTCGGAACCTGGACACGGCGACCGGCACCGTGACGGAAAACGCAAAACTTGTCGCCTCGGATGATGCTGCGAGCAGTCAGTTCGGCGGGTCGGTGGCAATCTCCGGGAGCATCGGGGTTGTCGGCGCCTATTGGGCCAGCATCAATGGCAACTCCCAGCAGGGGGCCGCGTACATCTATCGCGGCCTGAATACGGTCACAGGCACGGTGACAGAAAATGCGAAGCTCGTGGCCTCCGATGGCGGGGCGGGAGACCGCTTTGGCGGTGCCATGAGCATCTCGGGCAATATGGCTGTGGTGACCGCTCCGCGCACGACTGTGGGCGCTAATACGAGACAGGGAGCAGTCTATCTTTATCGCGACCTGGATACGGCGACAGGTACGGTGACGCAAAATGCCAAACTTTCGTCCTCGGATGGCGTGGCGAGCGGCAACTTTGGCGATTCCGTGGCGATCGATGGCACGGTGGCACTGGTAGGCAGCCTGTCGACCAAGATCGGCGCCAACTCGGCCCAGGGGGCGGTGTACCTCTTTCGTAATCTGGATACGGCGTCGGGCAGCGTGACGGAAAATGTGAAGATCTTTGCCTCGTCGGGAACAGCGGATATGAACTTCGGGTCCTCGGTGGCGATGAGTGGAGACCAGTTTGCCATCGGGGCGCGTGGGGTGGACTCCAAGACCGGCGCGGCCTTCACGGGCAGCGTGAGCAGCATGACGACGATGGATTTTGGCAATACGCAGCGCACGATCGAGGGCATCAGCTTTATCACGCAGGATGACTGGACGATCGGCGGCACGACGAGCGGCAACATCGTGGCGCTCTCCGCAGGCGACGCGGCGCAGGTGGTGGATGGCCGCTCGCTGTACATCGGCAAGGGCGCGGGATCGAATACCAACGCGCTGGCCCTGAGCGGTTCGCTCACGGCGGAGGAGGTCGCGATCGGCAGCGTGGCGGGGAATGTCGGAAATGCGCTCGTGCTCAATAGCGGTTCGCTCCTCACGGTGGATACGATCCGGCTCGCGGGCGGCAACTCGATCGTGATCGAGGGCGACTACACAGACCTCGCCAGCTTCCTCGGCTATCTCGGCAGTGCCGCGCTCAATGTCTGGAACGGCGCATCATGGCAGACGGCGGACAACGCGAATGTGTCGAGCCTGCTCACAGCCTCGCTGGAGGCCGACTACACCCGTATCACGGCGGTGCCGGAGCCGGGTTCTCTCGCGCTCCTCGGTCTCGGGTTGGCGGCTGCTGCGGTCGCCTGGCGACGTCAGGTCGCCTAG
- a CDS encoding DUF6088 family protein — protein sequence MAKRSRDESVAAKILQRILRGGADRLWGLRDFLDIDTATAAGVAATLSRLSRQGTLRRIRRGVYYRPGKTAFGESQPAAEAVAKFLLRDRKTVRTGEFNRLGLTTQMSNALINASDRPVRMKGLSGVGLRFVNRPLSDQKGILAEERTALDSLRMLEKIPDATPEQTLSRLLGLVRHGKLDFDRLARFALAEPPRVRALLGAIGETAGVDAGKLALLKKSLNPITTYRIAGAASVLANPTTWNIK from the coding sequence ATGGCAAAGCGCTCCCGGGATGAATCTGTCGCCGCCAAGATCCTGCAGCGGATCTTGCGAGGCGGGGCGGATCGTCTTTGGGGGTTGCGGGATTTTCTCGATATCGATACGGCGACTGCTGCGGGGGTGGCGGCGACGCTTTCCCGTCTCTCTCGGCAGGGAACTTTGCGGCGTATTCGGCGAGGAGTTTACTATCGACCGGGGAAGACAGCCTTTGGAGAGAGCCAGCCTGCGGCGGAGGCGGTGGCGAAGTTTCTGCTGCGTGATCGGAAGACCGTGCGCACTGGTGAGTTTAACCGGCTCGGCCTGACGACTCAGATGAGCAATGCGCTGATCAATGCCTCGGATCGGCCCGTGCGAATGAAGGGACTGAGCGGGGTGGGCCTGCGCTTTGTGAACAGGCCATTGTCGGATCAGAAAGGCATTCTGGCCGAGGAGCGTACGGCGCTCGATTCGCTGCGGATGCTGGAGAAAATTCCTGACGCAACGCCGGAGCAGACGCTTTCTCGTCTGCTCGGTCTGGTGAGGCACGGGAAGCTGGATTTTGATCGCCTGGCCCGTTTCGCCCTGGCGGAACCTCCTCGAGTGAGGGCGCTGCTGGGTGCGATTGGCGAGACTGCTGGAGTCGATGCGGGAAAACTCGCCCTGCTGAAGAAGTCCCTGAACCCCATCACCACCTATCGGATCGCAGGGGCTGCGTCTGTATTGGCAAATCCCACGACTTGGAATATCAAATGA
- a CDS encoding HPP family protein has protein sequence MFVVARFVEWLGTELDPASLKEKAVSGMGGVLGILLVMAVSHSVLGLSGAAMLIASMGASAVLVFGVPHGPLSQPWPVLAGHGVSALIGVTCARLMLDAMFAAACAVGLSIVAMRVLKCIHPPGGATALTAVMGGQAVHDLGYSFVACPVLLNALVIVAAAVAVNYPFAWRRYPAALVRQTAPPTDPRKVTHEDVIAALERLDTFVDITEDDLLRLHASLTKRVEERVRAGRSGRVTS, from the coding sequence ATGTTTGTTGTCGCGCGATTCGTGGAGTGGCTGGGGACGGAGCTTGATCCGGCCAGCTTGAAGGAAAAGGCCGTTTCCGGAATGGGCGGCGTGCTGGGCATCCTGCTGGTGATGGCGGTGAGCCATTCCGTGCTGGGGCTGTCGGGCGCGGCGATGCTCATTGCCTCGATGGGGGCGAGCGCGGTGCTGGTCTTTGGCGTGCCGCACGGGCCGCTGTCGCAACCCTGGCCGGTGCTGGCCGGGCATGGGGTCTCGGCGTTGATCGGGGTCACGTGCGCGCGGTTGATGCTGGATGCGATGTTCGCCGCAGCCTGCGCGGTGGGGCTCTCGATCGTGGCGATGCGCGTGCTGAAGTGCATTCACCCGCCGGGCGGTGCCACGGCGCTCACGGCGGTGATGGGCGGCCAGGCGGTGCACGATCTGGGCTATTCCTTCGTTGCCTGCCCGGTGCTGCTCAATGCCCTCGTGATCGTGGCGGCGGCGGTGGCGGTGAATTACCCTTTCGCCTGGAGGCGCTATCCGGCGGCGCTCGTGCGCCAGACCGCCCCGCCCACCGATCCGCGCAAGGTGACGCACGAAGACGTGATCGCCGCCCTGGAGCGACTGGACACCTTTGTCGACATCACGGAAGACGACCTGCTCCGGCTCCATGCCTCATTGACGAAGCGGGTCGAGGAGCGGGTCCGCGCGGGGCGGAGTGGGCGGGTGACGTCTTAG
- a CDS encoding FUSC family protein, translating to MEILKKLGERYVRGSWFDVVAVLAGSLVLGVGFWSLGRQDPMWAIIAFVLVYEPGEGEVLDHALTRLCWTVIGSVLAVAALTLGGVQKWVLPASLAIAMMLGIFFTPSLAARRVLLVTVALIVGSTLMQPSSDLFIAITRSVEVAVGSFLAVGVSAVSVRWVRRGGPRQRKRFLEK from the coding sequence ATGGAGATACTAAAGAAGCTGGGAGAACGGTACGTGCGCGGCTCGTGGTTTGATGTCGTGGCGGTGCTGGCCGGGAGCCTCGTGCTGGGCGTGGGTTTTTGGTCGCTCGGGCGGCAGGACCCGATGTGGGCGATCATCGCCTTTGTCCTGGTCTATGAGCCGGGGGAGGGCGAGGTGTTGGATCATGCATTGACGCGGCTGTGCTGGACGGTAATCGGCTCCGTGCTGGCGGTCGCCGCGCTCACGCTGGGTGGTGTGCAAAAATGGGTGCTGCCTGCCAGTCTTGCGATCGCGATGATGCTCGGGATCTTTTTCACCCCGAGCCTCGCAGCCCGCCGGGTGCTGCTGGTGACGGTGGCGCTGATCGTGGGCTCGACGCTGATGCAACCGTCGTCGGATCTGTTTATCGCGATCACGCGGTCGGTCGAGGTCGCGGTGGGAAGCTTCCTTGCGGTCGGGGTCTCCGCCGTCTCGGTGCGCTGGGTGCGGCGCGGTGGGCCACGCCAACGGAAGCGCTTTCTGGAAAAATAG
- the bamE gene encoding outer membrane protein assembly factor BamE domain-containing protein produces MQIFSARSVNTFTRRDSRAHVEIPRNQLLSPDATFTHPAANREANYPMMKLPLSLLAVGCAAVLAGCNVASSVTLTQENLDKIQDGMSATQVKTILGAPTESKEEPIPVVGGTKTTYTYTNSEGANVVIVLKNDTVQSKEGHFPAKK; encoded by the coding sequence ATGCAGATTTTTTCCGCTCGATCAGTCAATACATTCACGCGCCGCGACAGCCGGGCACATGTTGAAATCCCGCGCAACCAGTTGCTGTCACCTGACGCAACTTTCACCCATCCGGCCGCAAACCGCGAAGCGAACTACCCCATGATGAAACTACCTCTTTCCCTCCTCGCCGTCGGATGTGCCGCCGTGCTCGCGGGCTGCAACGTCGCCTCCTCCGTGACGCTCACGCAGGAAAACCTCGACAAGATCCAGGACGGCATGTCCGCCACCCAGGTAAAGACCATCCTCGGCGCTCCCACGGAGTCCAAGGAAGAGCCCATTCCCGTCGTCGGCGGCACCAAGACCACCTACACTTACACAAACTCCGAAGGGGCCAACGTCGTCATCGTGCTGAAGAACGACACCGTCCAGTCCAAGGAAGGCCACTTCCCCGCAAAGAAGTAA
- a CDS encoding VOC family protein: MAGSGGGGCLGAWACFAIDSSRVMCDGTRMLDHFGFFVTDTERSFAFYESCLAPLGVRTVERQPEWGSVVMTGEADVPFLWVGPAERDGEGNLRQAVRTFHFAFTARSREAVDEFYRAGLQNGGRDNGAPEEEGGVYHAFLFDPDGNNIEAIFRG, from the coding sequence GTGGCGGGAAGTGGTGGTGGCGGGTGCCTTGGAGCTTGGGCGTGCTTTGCCATCGACTCGAGCAGGGTGATGTGCGATGGCACGCGAATGCTGGATCACTTTGGCTTTTTCGTGACGGATACGGAGCGGAGCTTTGCGTTTTATGAAAGCTGTCTCGCGCCGCTGGGTGTGCGGACTGTCGAGCGGCAGCCGGAATGGGGCTCGGTGGTGATGACGGGGGAGGCGGATGTGCCGTTTCTCTGGGTCGGTCCGGCGGAGCGCGATGGGGAGGGAAACCTGCGCCAGGCGGTGAGGACGTTTCACTTTGCCTTCACCGCGCGGAGCCGTGAGGCGGTGGATGAGTTTTACCGCGCGGGCCTGCAAAATGGCGGTCGCGACAATGGCGCGCCGGAGGAGGAGGGCGGGGTGTACCACGCTTTTCTCTTCGATCCCGATGGGAACAACATCGAGGCGATCTTTCGCGGGTAG
- a CDS encoding MarC family protein, producing the protein MPGLPEILKALIAIVVLINPLEGVPIYLSRAAKLSDAERLKTARKASITVLILLLAAMAGGKAVLYLFGIQIASFTMAGGLIILLIALNMVLSSPKDDPSSGGSGDFSIVPLGTPLLAGPGPISSVIIFSSQGIGGHDTLWMSDVVLLAIIIAASAITYLCLRVAIPVGKLLGTTGINVMTRLAGILVAAIAVQMIVSGALKSFPAWQ; encoded by the coding sequence ATGCCCGGATTACCTGAAATACTCAAGGCGTTGATCGCCATCGTCGTACTCATCAATCCGCTCGAGGGGGTGCCGATTTATCTCTCGCGGGCGGCGAAGCTGTCGGATGCGGAGCGGCTGAAAACGGCTCGCAAGGCCTCGATCACCGTGCTCATCCTGCTGCTGGCGGCGATGGCGGGAGGCAAGGCGGTGCTGTATCTCTTTGGCATCCAGATTGCGTCGTTCACCATGGCGGGAGGGCTGATCATTCTCCTCATCGCGTTGAACATGGTGCTGTCGTCGCCGAAGGACGATCCCTCGAGCGGCGGGAGCGGGGATTTTTCCATCGTGCCGCTGGGCACCCCGCTGCTGGCGGGGCCGGGGCCGATCAGCAGCGTGATCATTTTTTCCAGCCAGGGAATCGGCGGCCACGACACGCTCTGGATGAGCGACGTGGTGCTGCTCGCGATCATCATCGCAGCGTCGGCGATCACGTACCTGTGCCTGCGCGTGGCGATTCCCGTCGGCAAGCTGCTCGGCACGACGGGCATCAACGTAATGACCCGGCTGGCCGGCATCCTCGTCGCGGCTATCGCGGTGCAGATGATCGTGAGCGGCGCGTTGAAGTCCTTCCCCGCCTGGCAGTGA